A DNA window from Enterobacter cloacae subsp. cloacae ATCC 13047 contains the following coding sequences:
- the cutC gene encoding copper homeostasis protein CutC codes for MALLEICCYSVECAVTAQQRGADRIELCAAPKEGGLTPSYGVLKSARQAVTVPVHPIIRPRGGDFCYTAGEFNAMLDDIALVRDLGFPGLVTGLLDEEGNVDVPRMRQVMAAAKGMAVTFHRAFDMCKNPLQAFDTLAELGVARVLTSGQQSSAEKGLQLITELKAHSGVPIIMAGAGVRASNLELFLNAGVEELHSSAGKWIPSPMRYRNTGLSMSTDAEADEYSRYGVDGESVAEMKSLIERHHV; via the coding sequence ATGGCGCTGCTGGAGATTTGCTGTTACAGCGTGGAGTGTGCCGTGACGGCGCAACAGCGGGGGGCTGACCGCATTGAACTGTGCGCGGCACCGAAAGAAGGGGGGTTAACACCCTCGTACGGTGTGTTGAAGTCTGCCCGTCAGGCTGTCACCGTTCCGGTACACCCTATCATTCGTCCTCGGGGCGGTGATTTTTGTTACACGGCAGGCGAGTTCAATGCCATGCTTGACGATATCGCCCTTGTTCGCGATCTGGGTTTCCCGGGGCTGGTGACGGGACTGCTCGATGAAGAAGGTAACGTCGATGTACCGCGGATGCGCCAGGTAATGGCGGCCGCGAAGGGGATGGCGGTAACATTTCATCGCGCGTTCGATATGTGTAAAAACCCATTGCAAGCCTTTGATACCCTTGCGGAACTTGGCGTGGCGCGTGTGCTGACATCGGGCCAGCAGTCGTCGGCTGAAAAAGGACTGCAATTAATTACGGAACTAAAAGCACATTCCGGTGTTCCAATAATAATGGCGGGTGCGGGAGTCCGTGCCAGCAATCTGGAACTGTTTTTAAACGCCGGGGTGGAAGAGCTTCACAGCTCTGCCGGGAAATGGATACCGTCGCCCATGCGTTATCGCAATACAGGGTTGTCTATGTCGACGGATGCTGAAGCGGATGAGTACTCACGCTACGGTGTAGATGGAGAGTCGGTTGCGGAAATGAAATCGCTGATTGAACGTCATCACGTGTAG
- a CDS encoding VOC family protein — translation MANWQSIDELHDISADLPRFTQAFTELATRLGLDIAPLEADHISLRCHQNATAERWRRGFEQCGELLSENIINGRPICLFKLHEPVCVAHWQFSVVELPWPGEKRYPHEGWEHIEIVLPGEPDTLNARALALLSDEGLSKPGIFVKTSSPKGERERLPNPTLAVTDGQVTVKFHPWTIEQIVASEE, via the coding sequence ATGGCGAACTGGCAATCCATTGACGAACTGCATGATATTTCCGCAGATTTACCGCGCTTCACCCAGGCGTTCACAGAACTTGCCACCCGTCTTGGTCTGGACATCGCACCGCTTGAGGCCGATCACATCTCCTTGCGCTGTCATCAGAACGCCACCGCCGAGCGCTGGCGTCGCGGGTTTGAACAGTGCGGGGAACTGCTCTCTGAGAACATCATCAACGGCCGTCCTATCTGTCTGTTTAAACTTCATGAGCCGGTCTGCGTAGCGCACTGGCAATTTAGCGTTGTTGAACTGCCGTGGCCGGGAGAAAAACGTTACCCGCATGAAGGCTGGGAGCACATCGAAATCGTGCTGCCAGGCGAGCCCGACACGCTGAATGCGCGCGCGCTGGCGCTGCTGTCTGATGAGGGGTTGAGCAAGCCGGGTATCTTTGTGAAAACGAGTTCACCAAAAGGCGAGCGCGAGCGTTTACCGAACCCGACGCTGGCCGTGACTGACGGACAGGTGACGGTGAAGTTCCATCCCTGGACGATAGAACAGATTGTTGCCAGCGAAGAGTAA